The following coding sequences are from one Schizosaccharomyces osmophilus chromosome 1, complete sequence window:
- the atp15 gene encoding F1-FO ATP synthase epsilon subunit, which produces MAFAWKKNFSYSKYASVCSQTVRQALKPEIRSDLKGSNNVEFVYAKWKNGNQEPAQTYRSADAEQQK; this is translated from the exons ATGGCATTCgcttggaaaaagaattttag CTACTCGAAATATGCTTCCGTATGCTCCCAGACAGTTCGTCAGGCATTGAAGCCTGAAATACGTTCTGATCTTAAGGGTTCCAACAACGTGGAATTTGTCTATGCCAAGTGGAAGAATGGAAACCAGGAACCAGCTCAAACTTATCGATCTGCTGACGCCGAGcaacaaaagtaa